TCATGAGTGCAGTGCCATCATCCAGAGGCTTTTTGTTCCAAAGAAGCTTAAAGATCCAGGATGCTTCACATTACCCTAtgctcttggacctatggtatttgagatatgtctctgcgatttgggagctagtgtcagcttgatgcaTTTATCTATTGCTAAAAAGCTTGGTTTCACTcaatacaagaagtgtagaaTTTCTCTGGTATTGGTTGATTGTTCAGTGAAGTACCCTATGGGTATCTTGGAGGACCTCCCCGTGATGGTTGGAAACTATGAGATCGCTATagactttgtggtgcttgagatggaTGAGGAAGCTCAGGATCCCTTAATCCTTGGAAGGCCTTTCTTAGCTACATCGGGAGctattgttaatgtgaaagagGACAAGATTGATCTCAACCTGGATAAAGGGCACattctccactttgacatcaaggaggtaatgaagaaaccaacaATTCAAGGGTAGGtcttctacattgaagagatggacgcCCTTGCTAATGAGCTCCTTGAAGAGTTGTCACTAGAAGACCCTCTACAGCATGCTTTGACAatagagagagaggttgaagtgATTGAGAACCTGGAGAGTACTGCCTATGGGATGATGTTGGATTCACACAAAGGGTTTGTTAGTGAGGATCAGTATGAGGAGCATCCACAAGTGGTTCATCAAGAAGCCTCAGTCACTCAACAAGAGGACACCCAACAAGATGACTGGAGCGAGCTTAAG
This window of the Brassica oleracea var. oleracea cultivar TO1000 unplaced genomic scaffold, BOL UnpScaffold00898, whole genome shotgun sequence genome carries:
- the LOC106320371 gene encoding uncharacterized protein LOC106320371, producing the protein MLVIDAFMLIPQYSKFLKEAVAAKKKEMEGMTILTHECSAIIQRLFVPKKLKDPGCFTLPYALGPMLGFTQYKKCRISLVLVDCSVKYPMGILEDLPVMVGNYEIAIDFVVLEMDEEAQDPLILGRPFLATSGAIVNVKEDKIDLNLDKGHILHFDIKEVMKKPTIQG